From a region of the Rathayibacter sp. VKM Ac-2804 genome:
- a CDS encoding histidine kinase, with protein sequence MTPRMQAHPRLRSRLGDALAAAIIVAAAFAPFQGSAQRPSGLLEFAIVLAPAVLLPLRRRRPTPVLAAIVVLSAAAAVLGLLAPGVVLATAIAMFAVTNRSSRRVGLVVTGVTVVAVVLLSVVGAAVSPLDARAVQYAVTVLFAAAAGDATRSRREYIVAVTERAERAEQTRESEARRRVSEERLRIARDLHDAVAHQISVISLNAGVASSALDSRPEKAREALSTIRSAARSVLGEIGDLLEVLRTDEAAGTAPQPGLDRLDELVRRFGEDGLQVTVRTEGALDRVQGAADLVAYRVVQEALTNAHKHGAEHRAHVLVAVADDRVEIVVANPVAAVAGPDRERGSGHGLLGLRERVASVRGTVVTGEVAGGYRVAASLPLPQSPPPSAAVPPAAPLPAPSITEEDPR encoded by the coding sequence ATGACGCCGCGGATGCAGGCCCACCCGCGGCTGCGGTCCCGGCTCGGCGACGCCCTCGCGGCCGCGATCATCGTCGCCGCGGCGTTCGCGCCGTTCCAGGGGTCCGCTCAGCGGCCCTCGGGCCTGCTCGAGTTCGCGATCGTGCTCGCGCCGGCGGTCCTGCTGCCGCTGCGGCGGCGCCGGCCGACCCCGGTGCTCGCGGCGATCGTCGTGCTGTCCGCCGCCGCGGCGGTCCTCGGACTGCTCGCGCCGGGCGTCGTCCTCGCGACGGCGATCGCGATGTTCGCGGTGACGAACCGCAGCTCCCGCCGGGTCGGTCTCGTCGTGACCGGGGTCACGGTGGTCGCGGTGGTGCTCCTGAGCGTCGTCGGCGCGGCGGTGAGCCCCCTCGACGCCCGGGCGGTGCAGTACGCCGTCACGGTGCTCTTCGCGGCGGCCGCCGGCGACGCCACGCGCTCCCGCCGCGAGTACATCGTCGCGGTGACCGAGCGGGCGGAGCGGGCCGAGCAGACCCGGGAGTCGGAGGCGCGGCGCCGCGTCAGCGAGGAGCGGCTGCGCATCGCCCGCGATCTGCACGACGCCGTCGCGCATCAGATCTCGGTGATCAGCCTCAACGCCGGGGTCGCGAGCTCCGCCCTCGACTCCCGGCCCGAGAAGGCGCGGGAGGCGCTGAGCACGATCCGCAGTGCGGCCCGGTCGGTCCTCGGCGAGATCGGCGACCTCCTCGAGGTCCTCCGCACCGACGAGGCGGCCGGCACGGCGCCCCAGCCCGGCCTCGACCGCCTCGACGAGCTCGTCCGCCGCTTCGGCGAGGACGGCCTGCAGGTGACCGTCCGCACCGAGGGCGCGCTCGACCGCGTCCAGGGGGCGGCCGATCTCGTCGCGTACCGCGTGGTCCAGGAGGCGCTCACCAACGCGCACAAGCACGGCGCCGAGCACCGCGCGCACGTCCTCGTCGCGGTGGCGGACGACCGCGTCGAGATCGTCGTGGCGAACCCGGTCGCGGCCGTCGCGGGTCCGGACCGCGAGCGCGGCAGCGGGCACGGGCTGCTCGGACTCCGCGAGCGGGTGGCCTCCGTCCGCGGCACGGTCGTGACGGGGGAGGTGGCGGGCGGCTACCGCGTGGCGGCGTCGCTGCCGCTGCCGCAGTCGCCCCCGCCGTCCGCGGCCGTCCCGCCCGCAGCGCCGCTCCCGGCCCCGTCGATCA